The DNA segment CAATATACGAAAGAGCCTTTGGAAAAATGAAGATGAGATGGTGGCAACTCTGAATGAGATCGCGTTCAATTGCGATATTGTCATGCCAGGCATAAAAGAAGGCTTGATTTTGACAGGAACGGATGATGTTGATTCTATAGCTGATTTTTACTTAAAGCGAGGAGTTGAAGCTGTCATCATAAAGATTGGCGACAAAGGAGCATATGTAAAGACAAAAGATGAAAGTTTTACTGTAGAAGGATATAAAGTTGAGAAAGTCGTTGACACAGTTGGCGCTGGTGATGGATTTGCAACAGGTGTGATAAGCGGGCTGTTAGAAGGACTTACACTAAAAGATGCAGTGAAAAGAGGCAATGCAATAGGAGCAATAATAATCATGTCACCGGGTGACAACGATGGACTTCCAAATAAAGATACATTGGAAAAATTTATGAATGAAAATTGAATGTGAGGTTTATCTGATAGACAAATTATACCGCTGAGACTAAAAGTTGAGGCGGTATTTTTGTTTTGCAAAATGAGGTATAATATATAGTACATTTTTGCCATAATTGATTTGAAAAATGTTAAGCTTTTCAAGCAAGGAAAATGATAATATAATTTATAGTGAAAGAGGTGATAATTATCATACTCAATGAAAGGTGCACACATATACTGATAAAGCTTGTTAATTCAAGTCTCCCGGTCAAGATCACTGAACTGGCCAGTTCATTTAAGGTAAGCTCAAGGACGATAAGATACGACCTTGATGCAATTGATGAATTTTTAAAGTACAATAGTTTGCCACAATTGATAAGAAAACCAAATGTAGGTGTGAAATTTTCTGAATCATTGGAAGATAGAAAAAAGGCATTAGAGATTTTAGACGACGTAAGTATTTATCATTATGCGCTTTCGCAGAAAGAAAGGGTTAACATTATTTTGAGTAGTCTTATGGGACAAAAAGATTATACGACGATAAACACGTTGGCAGACAAATTATTGGTGTCAAGAAGCACTATAATAAATGACCTTGATAAAGTGAGGGAATGGCTTTTAGAGCATGGGCTTGAGCTTAAGTCAGTGCCAAAGTATGGATTGAAAGTCATAGGCGATGAAAAGAAACTTAGAAAAGCCGCCATAGAGCTTCTTACGGAAACGGTAGATATAGAAAAAGTGCTTGACATCGTAAAATCGCCTATGTACACGAAGATAAACGTAGGCATGGACAATGAAATAAAAAGGCTTTTTCAGAATATTGACATATCGTACATTGAAGAATGCATAAAAACTGCAGAAGATGAATTGGAGACAATATTTTCAGATGCAGCCTTTACAGGATTAGTTGCCCATATTGCAATTGCTATAAAGAGGATAGAGCTTGGAAGAGACATCATAATGCCTACAGAAGAATTAAAATCGCTGGAAATGACGAAGGAATTCAGTGTCGCTTCAAATATAGCCAAGATGCTTGAAAAACATTTTAATGTCAACATACCCATAGACGAGATTGGCTATATAACTGTCCATCTTTTAGGAAGCAATGTGACAAATAAAAAAAGCAACAAAGATAAAAATTGGCTTGAACTGGAGCTTATTACGAAAAAGATTATAAGCAATGTAGAAAAAGAAGTAAATATAGACTTATCGAGAGATGCGCAGCTTTTTGAAGGCCTTTTAGAGCATGTAAGACCTACAATATACAGGCTAAGCCATGGCTTAGAGCTGAAAAATCCAGTATTGGATGAGATAAAAAGAAATTACAGCAGGCTTTTTGAAATAGTGAAAGGTTGCTTAAAGCCTTTAGAGGAATATGCAGGAAACAAACTTAATGATGAAGAAATCGGTTATTTTGTGATGCATTTTGGTGCAGCAATAGAGAGGCAAAAATCACCATCAATAAATAGAATGGATGTACTTGTTGTATGCGGTACAGGAATCGGGACGGCAAAGATGCTGTCATCAAGGCTTCAATCGGTTTTCAATGTAAATATAAAAGGAACTGTTGCATACCATCAAGTAAAAGACCAATTAAAGAAAAAGCATGTTGATTTGATAGTGTCTACTGTTCCAGTGGAAGCAGAGGGAATTAAGACTGTCGTTGTAAATCCTCTGTTAACTGAAAACGACATTGAGAAGTTGAAATTGTTTATAAAAAATGACAGGACATACGCAATCAAGTTAGATGATCTAATTAAAATCATTGAAAAGCATTGTAGCATTTTAAACAAGCAGAAACTCTTAGAAGAACTTAAACAATTTTTAGATTTAGAAGATGTAAACGAAGAGAGAGGAGTTGCAGAACCATTGTTAAAAGACCTATTGACAGAAAAGACGATTAGGCTGAATGTTGAAGTAAAAGATTGGGAAGAAGCAGTAAGGATTGGAGGTGAGCTTTTAGAAAAAGAGGGAGCTATAGAGCATAGGTATATAGACGCCATGATAGATTCTGTAAAAGAGATAGGACCGTATATAGTCATTGCACCGGGTATAGCAATGCCACATGCAAGGCCAGAAGCGGGAGCTAAGAAAATAGGCATGAGCCTCATCACTCTTAAAAATCCAGTCAACTTTGGCAATAAAGAAAACGATCCGGTTAGAATAGTAGTATGCCTTTGCGCCATAGACCATTCTTCACACTTAAAAGCGCTGTCGGAATTGGTGGAACTGTTGGGGGATGAAAGATTTATTAGTGTTTTATTAAATTCAAGTGCACAACATGAAATATTTAATTATATGAGATTTGGCAAAAAAGGAGGGAATAAATTTGATTGATGTAAAAGATGCCATAAATGGGAGAATAAAAATTCTCGATTATGTAGATGATGAAATGATAAATAAAATTCATTTAATTAGTTCTGAAATTGTAGAATGTATAAAAAATGGAAACAAAGTTTTAACATGTGGTAATGGCGGTAGTGCAGCTAATTCACAGCATATAACGGGTGATATAATAGGAAGATATAAAAGAGAGAGGAGGGGATTTGCAGGAATAGCTTTAACTGTTGATACAAGTACCTTGACAGCTGTTGGCAATGACTATGATTACAGCAAAGTTTTTGAAAGACAGGTAGAAGGTCTTGGTAGAAAGGGGGATGTATTAATAGCATTAAGTTCAAGCGGAAATTCTCTGAATGTTGTAAACGCAGTAAACAAAGCAAAAGAGATGGGCATCAAGACGATAGGATTGTTAGGGAATAATGGTGGGAAATTAGGACAATTGGTTGATATAAGCATAACAATACCAGACAAAGCATCAGATCTTTGCGAGGAATTTGCAATGATACTCAGCCATATTATATTGGAAGAAGCCGAAGCAAAATTATGTGAGCTTATTGATGAAGGAGTGTTAATATGAACATTGTAACTGTATGTGGTATGGGATTTGGCACAAGCTTAATTCTAAAGATGGCTGTTGATGATATTTTAACTAAAAATAGGATTAGTGCTAATGTAGAAGCATGCGATCTCGGTTCTATAAAAGGTAAAGTAGCAGATTTAGTTATTTCGACATCAGAATTAAAGTCTGAGTTAGAGGGATTAAATTTCAATGTTGTCTTTGTGAAAAATGCCATTGACAAAAAAGATATTGAAGATAAGTTGTTAGAAGCAATGAAAAATTTCAAATAGAAAAATAGAGGAGGATAAATATGCAATTTATAGTTAGCTTATTTAATCAACCTTCAATAATGGCAGGCCTAATGGCGCTAATAGGATTAATTGCATTAAAAAAGCCTATACAACAGATAATCAGTGGTACATTAAAAACAATTATAGGGTTCATCATTTTACAGGTTGGAGCAACTGCGATTGCAAA comes from the Thermoanaerobacterium aotearoense genome and includes:
- a CDS encoding PTS sugar transporter subunit IIB encodes the protein MNIVTVCGMGFGTSLILKMAVDDILTKNRISANVEACDLGSIKGKVADLVISTSELKSELEGLNFNVVFVKNAIDKKDIEDKLLEAMKNFK
- a CDS encoding BglG family transcription antiterminator is translated as MKEVIIIILNERCTHILIKLVNSSLPVKITELASSFKVSSRTIRYDLDAIDEFLKYNSLPQLIRKPNVGVKFSESLEDRKKALEILDDVSIYHYALSQKERVNIILSSLMGQKDYTTINTLADKLLVSRSTIINDLDKVREWLLEHGLELKSVPKYGLKVIGDEKKLRKAAIELLTETVDIEKVLDIVKSPMYTKINVGMDNEIKRLFQNIDISYIEECIKTAEDELETIFSDAAFTGLVAHIAIAIKRIELGRDIIMPTEELKSLEMTKEFSVASNIAKMLEKHFNVNIPIDEIGYITVHLLGSNVTNKKSNKDKNWLELELITKKIISNVEKEVNIDLSRDAQLFEGLLEHVRPTIYRLSHGLELKNPVLDEIKRNYSRLFEIVKGCLKPLEEYAGNKLNDEEIGYFVMHFGAAIERQKSPSINRMDVLVVCGTGIGTAKMLSSRLQSVFNVNIKGTVAYHQVKDQLKKKHVDLIVSTVPVEAEGIKTVVVNPLLTENDIEKLKLFIKNDRTYAIKLDDLIKIIEKHCSILNKQKLLEELKQFLDLEDVNEERGVAEPLLKDLLTEKTIRLNVEVKDWEEAVRIGGELLEKEGAIEHRYIDAMIDSVKEIGPYIVIAPGIAMPHARPEAGAKKIGMSLITLKNPVNFGNKENDPVRIVVCLCAIDHSSHLKALSELVELLGDERFISVLLNSSAQHEIFNYMRFGKKGGNKFD
- a CDS encoding D-sedoheptulose-7-phosphate isomerase, whose translation is MIDVKDAINGRIKILDYVDDEMINKIHLISSEIVECIKNGNKVLTCGNGGSAANSQHITGDIIGRYKRERRGFAGIALTVDTSTLTAVGNDYDYSKVFERQVEGLGRKGDVLIALSSSGNSLNVVNAVNKAKEMGIKTIGLLGNNGGKLGQLVDISITIPDKASDLCEEFAMILSHIILEEAEAKLCELIDEGVLI